The DNA region TGCTACAGTGTACACAGGATAAAAAGAATCAGAGTTCCCCAAAACAATAGTAGTATATTTCCAAGGGATGTAAGCTACAATCATAATTCTAGAAGCTACAACAATTTGGGGAAAATACAACAAGATCAAGCTacaaaattttgaaaaatacaaaccACGGGAGCAAGGGGGCAAAAATCACAATACCTTTGATTGCAACCTCACGGAAGTTTGACTTAGTGTTAGAGTAAAGTCTTTTCCACTCATCCAATATCATCTTGCTTGGGGGAAGAAGATCAAGAGGATTCTTTGCCTTAGGCTTGGGTGCCTCCTCTTCAGCTTCTTCTACTTTGGGCTTTGCGGGCTCTGATTTAACCACTTTCTTGGGTTCATCTTTAGTTTTGGGCTTAGATTCCTTAGGCTTCTGAGCAGATGGAATAGGTGGCAAAGCTTCAGTCTGCTTAACCTGGCCTATTATCTTTCGGAAGTTTGGCTGATTGACCAAGGTCCAGAAGTATCTCTCAACATGAGGAAACTCTGAGGTGAAGCTCTTGACCAAGAGTTTGGAGAAACCAAGCAACATGTTGGATGTTGTTATAATATCAGCAAGGGTAACAGAATCCCCAACCAGGTAGGTATTGTGGGCAAGGTGAGTGTTAAGAGCCTCAAATGCTCTCTTCAATGAAGAAAATGCAGACTCCTCCACCTTCATTTAGATACAAATTTCAAAAGGAAAAAAATATTCAATAAAAGGGGAAGATAACAGGTATTACAAAGACGGGATAAAGAACAGTGAACTAAGTACCTGTTTACTTTGTGAAATCAATTTCTACTTTAAGTTCTTAATTGTTAGTTTTGCTCGTTAACAATGAAAAGAGACTTTTCATGTGAGTCATTGTGATAAAAAAGATAAAATATCATCATCCATTTCAGGAAAATAATGAAAATAGCTCTTTTGAAATAGAAATGGAAGACTATTGTTCACTTCAAGAATCTTTATTCTCCTTGTTAACAAGGAAAACCAAGACAAATTTCCAGTTGAAGCTATTTTCACAAAGTAAATAGGTACTTAGGATTAAATTTTGGAGTTACAACCAACCAAACCAATTGATTTCAGAATATTCCTATCATAACTTGCTAATAGTTGCCACAACTCAATAATATTATATAATTGCTATCCATACTCAAGATTAGAAACTTAACCAAATAAAACAGCAACTAATGTATAAAAAAACTAATATTGCACAAAACTTACAAGAGGAATGAAGGGGGCATGTCCAAGTCTTGGAATATACAACTTCAAAAGATTGGCATCAATCTCCAATGAAGAAAAATCAATCCACTGATCAACATGAGCCTGAATGACCAGAATACAAATAGAACATGACATGATGTCACTTTCAAGAAGTCGCATTAAAACATGCATGGAAGATAAACCAAGTATATTAATTAATAACCATAACTCAACACATGGAAATATCATAACAAAATGTGAACCTGATCAATGGGAGAAGATCCAAACAAATTGTTTTCACCCAATCGAGCAACTGCAGCAAACCCAAACCCAAGCAAAAGTAAAtaacaacaacattacaacgatgAACAGATGCATAAATAGATATGTTTAAGCACTAGTCATACCATGACGCGCAATTGCATTGCTCTCAAAGACGGCACCTTCCGGGGTTTCCAAGACCGGAATCTGGAAATAGATAACAGAACATTAAGTAAAAGGAAAATCGAGATTTTATATTTATAAGGGAGAAATCGAGGATGCATGGATAATCCACCTTTCCAATAGGGTTCAACTTGAGAAAGTGAGGGGTTTTATTAGAGACACCCATCTGAAAATCTGGTGCCAATTCAACTTTGACACCAACATACTCTGCAGCAATCAGAGTCTTGTAAACATTTTTGTTTGTCTGGGTGGCGTGGAGGATCTACAGAATAAACAATTACAGGAAATTGCAATCAGAACAGTTGAATGATGAAATAATCAAGTAATCAAAATGTAAATGAACTAACCAGAGCCATGGGTTTGTTGAGATCTGATCAGAAAAAGAAAACAGTATAAATCTGAGTTAAGTAGCATTTCAATTGTACAGTAAAAGAAATGCAAAAATGAGAAACGAGATTGCACTTACAGTGATGGAAGGGAGGAACGAGAGTTTCGGGAAGCAGGACTCTCAATTCCTGTGAGCGTTAAGGAATGAGGATCAATGAATCAATGGTGAGTCGAAAGGAGAAGACAGTACAAAACTAGGTTTTCTGATATACTGGTGCGATGCCTCTAAACCCTAAAATGGGTCGGGTTGGAAACGGCCCACAACTCATAAGCCCTTCCCGTTTTCTATTTTTCGTACACAACTGATAAGCCCTTCCCGTTTTCTATTTTTCGTACCCGTAATTGCAAATATCTTGTTTTGTTTTATCTTTTTAAATTTTGACCAAagattatttttaaaaaaaggaaaaatatatATTGTGGTTAGGGTTTTCAAATATAAATGGATTCAAATAAAAATTataattcaaataaaaaaaattaaaaaccgtaaaaaaaatgaataatatTCTATGTGTTTGGATATTATTTTGTAAAAATTGTTCGATTTGGATCGGATTTCAAATtgatttttcaaaatcaaatCGAACTACGTCTATATATTTTTAGAGATTAAAGGTAGTGCATTACACTAATCtccaatcaaaatattttaaattGTCAAATCATAacagtattttaaaaataaaagtgtgATGTGGTGGGATACATGAGTCTCATTGGTTGACAGTGTAAATATATTTTACACTGTCGGTGCATATTTCTTTTTCTCATGTTTTTATTCTGATATGTTgttataatttattatttttagtttaatttaatctatttatttttattatttcatttgtttCAAGCATAATCTATCATTTTTATTTTGTAATgttaatttttaatatattatatattatgtattatgtattatattaatttttttatagTTGTTTTAGAATCTTAAAAAAATATACATGATTTATATTTTTGGATATCCAAAAACCGATCTAAATTAAACTGCATGAATTGGATTGAATGAAATTAGATTCAAATCGAACGACAAACATCTCTAATTATGATAGTCTAAAATCATTGTCGATCATTCCATTACTAATTAACTTATATGATGACGGTCAATATTGTTTTTGAAATTATGAAAACAAATAactaaattttttaaaatattaaatatttacTTTATAAATATAACAAAAACGtctaaaaataaatttattaaaaaaatatatgtaGGCATTGGtattataatatattattttaatttaataataataaatataatatttcTGAGAGCCTAAAGAAAGATATGAGGTCAAAATCTAAAAAACTTACTTATCAagaatgatgaaaatatttttttcCTTCATTCACTCTAATAAAAATATTAATGTTGAATTTATGTAAGACTAAGGAGATAAGCGAGATAGTGTTGGTAAAAAAACACTTAATTTTGGTTTATAAGAAGTAAAAAATTCAAAAGAAAGTATTGATATTTCTAGgtttaatatatttttttgtctCTTATGTTTTGTGTAAGATTCGTTTTGGTCCCTTAATTTTAAAAAGAACCATTTTGATCCTCAGTTATTCAAAGTGGTTCACGTTTATCCTTATTTTCCAAAATATTAGTCAAAGTAAATTGAGATGCAAAGGTGACACACACGTGTATTAGTTATAATGAACTAACAATGTCATACATAAAACCTCACATTTCTTTGAAGTTCTCTCAAATATAGATTTCTCATCTTTCTCACATTTCTCTGAAGTTCTCTCAAACCCCACTCTGTAGAATGACGAATCGTTGAAGAACGAATAGAGTGAATTGTTGAAGAACGAAGAAAGCACAAAGAAAAGGGATTTCTGAAGAGAATACTGGGAATGctctttttcttctttttaatCTTCTCCCAATTCTATTTTAAGGTTCATCTCGATTTGCATTTTAGGGGTTGTCATGTATTTAGGGTTTTGTGTTCCTGATTCAAAATATTGTAATTTTTAGGTAtattatgcatgaatatgtgcATGTAGTTATACATCATGAGGTTTTTTTTGAAGCTAATGGTGAGTCATGTTGTGGGGGTTCAGTTACCGGGGTGAAGTGTGATGTTGATAAGTGGAGTTATTTTGAGGTGTTAGAGATTGTTAAAGAATTGGGATATGAGGAATCTAGAACAGTAATATACAAGGACTTAACAATTGGTTTGTTTACTTTGAGTGATGATAAAGGTGTCCAAGAGATAATTGATTTATGTAAGGTGCATAAGAGTGTTTATTTGTATGTGCAACATTCAGTTTCTCAACTTGATTATTACGATGGACCTATAGAAGATGAAACTTAAAACATAGTTAatgttggagaattgccatccaaggcgcagcggaatttaaaatttctccatttagtgatccttacgaatgggcatgatcagtgatagaatcgttacctcttgtggcgattcaaacctttgctgcagatctctgataatgatcaaaacctttgatacagatccacggggcgatcacgaacgttgaacgatgacaacgtctctactcagtccacacgaacggattccttcaatcgcagtgctagctgttatgaatgaaggctttgagtgagagagagatacgaaattccaactcttcagttgtgttttctgtctcagtgagttacaatgcttctacccaaggggttctatctatagaaccacttgtgtgggcttcaagccaaaaaacccacttaagtgcattttggtccatatctcataaaatgccaaaatcacttaagtacttggtaccttaccatatttcgtattctacttaagtacaccgtaccttatgatgttccttaattattctatctctcatcaatccatcctttgtgtgtgaccctataggttttcgcgacgttggcaattatattaaatcacgcatttaacataataaacagtgagcggtatctagcaacacatcactgctacccaagtcacgaaaatgtcatgtgatctgacaaaacctcctgtgataataattatgtgtataattacccctttgcccttatgtctatattgaacacaaggtatagaccgtgtcacccttgtccagttcaatattgggcccatagacatttatcctgttacgcaggatgggcaaattccatctaggacactcatgtccctcagcatgcttcgtggagtacccatcaattgtctttatggttatccagttacggacaacgttggatcagcaataaagcactcgactctacatctaggatccatagtggtttcaggtcgaagagtggtatacactattatcaccatgagaataacttatgacactttgcataactttctatatagtattctcatagtgggtcaatccggtataaatattactcctaatattcatacctatgtttaagacttgataactctttatccatgatccatgagatgtgatcatcagtctacaaacataatagtcttaatgctttaatgttatcccacttcatactaaagctcgactacggatactttaagaatagtgtcctcatgttcaatgtgttctcatgattaagtcacacttaatacattaaacggactatctattccagggactttattaatcaaccataataaagaaaaagcctttaaataattcgatacaagtaccaaaagtattggcctctagggcttatacCAACAGTTAATGTTGTAGTTAATGTTGATGAAATTGAAGATGTCACTGGAAAACTAGTTGAAGAAGTTCTCAATGGTAAAGCAGATGGTGTAAGTGACTTGAATAAGACTGAGGTTGGAGGCACAATTATTTATGTTAATGAGGCTGATGATATGAGTGAGGGCGAGGTAAAAGATATTAGTGTTGATGTTAATGAGGTTAAGGATATGAGTGTGGGTGTGGTACGAgataataatgtttgtgttaatgAGACTGAAGATATGAGTGAGGGTGGGGTAGGAGATAATCATGTTGATGTTAATGGGGTTGATGATATAAGCGATAGTGATGATGTGAGTTTCCAGTATGACAGTACTTTAGATGTTGCCTTTCAAGATTCAGATGAAGACGGCGATGGTTTAGTGGAAGAGGATATTACACATCTATTGGGTTATGACAAAGAGGCGGAAGGTAAAGGCAAAAAATATAGTAAGGAATGTGAAGGTGCTAGTGAGAAATGTGAAGGTGCTAGTGAGGAATTTGAGAGTGTGTGTGAAACTGATGATGAAAGTAACTGTTATAGGAAGAAGTATCTTGTTTTCAAAATGCCCAAAAACATGTCAGACTACAAATGGGGATTAGGAACCTATTTTGCAATAAAGAATTATTTTAAGGAGGCAATTACTTCATATGTAGTCCAATCAGGAAGGTATTTGAGGTTCTCTAAAAATGATAAACAAAGGATAAACGTGATATGTAAAGATTCTTGGTAATTTACCATGTGAAGATTTTTGGCAATTGAGAAAATTGATGGATAAGCATAACTGTAGTAGATCATATAATGTGAAGCTCATGACTACAAAGTGGTTAAGTAAAAGAATTCAAAACTCTTTGAAAGATAATCTAAATTTGAAAATCAGGGACATCAAGGAAAAATCCCAAAGGAAATAAAATGTTGGTGTAAACAAGACTAAGGATGTTAGGGCTAGGTGTGCAGCAAGAGGATTGATTGATGGCTTTTTTCTAGAACAGTATACCAGAATCTATGACTATATAAAGTACAAATATTGACAGCCATAGGAAATGACATTTGGACATGGTTTTTAGAACTATTGATTGATGATCTTGGAGGTAGAAACCAATGTTATACATACACCTTCATCTCAGACCAACAGAAGGTATTGAATTTGTGATAATTAATCTCTTGTATTTATTTTGTGCATGACTATAATGTTTTGAATTTGTGATAATGAATCTCTTGTATTTATTTGTTAGGGTCTCTTGCCATATATGGACGAGCTTTTACCGGCTGTGGAACATAGGTTTTGCGCACGCCATTTGTACAACAATTTTAGAAAGAGATTTCCTAGAAAGAAGTTGAAAGAGATTATATGGAAAACTGCTAAGTCAATATATTTACAATCCTGAGAAAGGGGAATGAGAGAAACGAAAGATGTTAATGAGGAAGCATTCAAGCACATGATGAAAACACCTCCTAGATTTTGGAGTAAATCTCAATTCAAAATAATCTCTAAGTGTGATAGCATGTTGAACAACATGCCAAAGGCCTTCAATAGTGTTATTATTGAAGCAAGAGTTAAGCCTATAGTGACCATGCTAGAAGAGATCAGAACATACATAATGGAAAGGTGAGCAAAAAATAGAATGAGATTTGCAAACTTTACTGATGATGACACCTCTTCAACACATCAAATatcaataataaataaataaaagttatatatatatatatatatatatatatatatatatatatatatatatatatatatatatatatatatatatatatatatatatcgcTCTGTCATAAAAGGTATGTCACTTGGTCGGGATAATCGGTAAGCATTGATCAGTCAATGGGCCCTCCAAGGAACTCTCTGTTAGTGTGCACTGATGGCTTCGTCGAGGCAGAGTCGTAACCTTTGTATCATTAGTAGCAGTAGCCTCGACGTCACCTGTCTCAACTTCAACGGAAATAACGATAACATTTGTCTCGGTCTCAGCAGCAATAGGGGCCACACCTGTCTCGGCCTCAACAGCAATAGGGGTCGCATCTGTCTCGGCGTTGGATGATATGAGGTGCACGTAATGACTGCTCAGTCATCCGTTTCTGGTGAAAATCGGTTTGAACTACTCTCCATACCCGTAACTGCGAAGATTGTGCCTCAGCTGCCCTAGCACAGACTATCGATGCCTCTCTTTGTGACCCTCGAAGCAATATTGTTGTCCTTTCCCCTAGTCCTcactaaaaaataaaaaaaaattcaaaaaaacaatTAACTAACTgaaatttcaaaattttccaATAAATTATAGCTATTTTCGACAATTTCAAATTTTTCGATactatttttaaaattttgaattACTGACATTTTCAAAATTTCTGATATAAATATGAGTTTTTATCCAAAATTTCAAAATTACTTGTAAAAACTCATATTTGTATGCCAGCATTTTTAAAATTCACATATAAATACACGAGTTTTTTTATAAAAACTCATGAAAGTTGTGATTTTTTACCGGATATTGTAACATGATAAGAACTCAAAAAATTTTAACAGAAAATTATAAAATTTCTAGTAAGAACTCGCGAAAGTTGAAAAAACTCTTAGCTTAAATGAAATTTCTAGTATGAATTTGCAAATTTTCGATATCGCCGATCAACTTTTAATAAATGCAAAAATTGAGTAAATTTGAAAATATGATTTCAACATCATTCAATGTGTAGAAATGTCAGGATATAAATTAGGAGGAAAAGAGATAGTTGGCTAGTAGCATCGGCTTACACATTCTGTTTACCCATTCAACTTTACTTCTCAAAAAAGTGcagaaaatggagggaaaaaaATGTCATTTCATCGTTTTTCCTATAATAAACCCCTCGAGCACAAGAACAAAGCAGATGGCATCAATACAGCGAATCTCATACATGCTTATCTTACATCAAAGAAAAATGGATCTTGTAATACTGGTCTTGTTACCATCAAAATTAAGCTACCACAATCAAGCATTTAAGTTTCAATGTTATAAAATCATAAAACATCTTAAACTTCATTCACTATAGCAGAAAATAGGAAAGAAACAAAACTCTACCACTCCCAACAAAACCATACCCTTTCAATGGGAACTGAGAACTAGTTTTCACTTAAAGCACTTGGCATCCAAAAGAGCCTCTCCCTCAAATGGTTCAAAATCTTCAATCATCTGACTAACTCGCTCTTTCTGAGCTTCATCGGAGATGTCAACCTTGGTCCACTCATAGAGCTCCATGTCATAGCATTCATCAATGACAAACTTTGGAATCTCCTGTCCACGGAAAAGCCACAACCCTTTCACCTTAAATGGAGCCGCTGATCCAATCACAAGCATCTTTCCAAATGCATACTTGCGAGCCAGATCCATCCTCTGAAGAAATCCACCAACCTTGTTCAGTGTCACGAAAGAAACAGTATTCTCATCTTGGTATTTGTAATCACAGAACCAGAGAGAATATCCCTCTGGATCATACATGTCCCAGAATCCTGCAAGTCAAACAAAGGTATAAAAGTGTCAGTCTGTGATACAGTGTACACGGGATAAAAAGAATCAGAGTTCCCCAAAACAAGAGTAGTATATTTCCAAGGGATGTAAGCTACAATCATAATTCTAGAAGCTACAAAAATTTGGGGAAAATACAACAAGATCAAGCTACAAAATTTTGAGAAATAGAAACCACGGAAGCAAAATCACAATACCTTTGATTGCAACCTCACGGAAGTTTGTCTTAGTGTTAGAGTAAAGTCTTTTCCACTCATCCAATCATCTTGCTTGGGGGAAGAAGATCAAGAGGATTCTTTGCCTTAGGCTTGGGTGCCTCCTCTTCAGCTTCTTCTACTTTGGGCTTTACGGGCTCTGATTTAGCCACTTTCTTGGATTCATCTTTAGTTTTGGGCTTAGATTCCTTAGGCTTCTGAGCAGATGGAATAGGTGGCAAAGCTTCAGTCTGCTTAACCTGGCCTATTATCTTTCGGAAGTTTGGCTGGTTGAC from Lathyrus oleraceus cultivar Zhongwan6 chromosome 1, CAAS_Psat_ZW6_1.0, whole genome shotgun sequence includes:
- the LOC127086143 gene encoding elongation factor 1-gamma — protein: MALILHATQTNKNVYKTLIAAEYVGVKVELAPDFQMGVSNKTPHFLKLNPIGKIPVLETPEGAVFESNAIARHVARLGENNLFGSSPIDQAHVDQWIDFSSLEIDANLLKLYIPRLGHAPFIPLVEESAFSSLKRAFEALNTHLAHNTYLVGDSVTLADIITTSNMLLGFSKLLVKSFTSEFPHVERYFWTLVNQPNFRKIIGQVKQTEALPPIPSAQKPKESKPKTKDEPKKVVKSEPAKPKVEEAEEEAPKPKAKNPLDLLPPSKMILDEWKRLYSNTKSNFREVAIKGFWDMYDPEGYSLWFCDYKYQDENTVSFVTLNKVGGFLQRMDLARKYAFGKMLVIGSAAPFKVKGLWLFRGQEIPKFVIDECYDMELYEWTKVDISDEAQKERVSQMIEDFEPFEGEALLDAKCFK